One Equus quagga isolate Etosha38 chromosome 5, UCLA_HA_Equagga_1.0, whole genome shotgun sequence genomic window carries:
- the MIB2 gene encoding E3 ubiquitin-protein ligase MIB2 isoform X6, with protein MAWPGGTGLACQGAAVSPGGEGKPGRVVDIRGWDVETGRSVASVTWADGTTNVYRVGHKGKVDLKCVGEAAGGFYYKEHLPRLGKPAELQRRVSVDGQPFQHGDKVKCLLDPDILREMQEGHGGWNPRMAEFIGQTGTVHRITDCGDVRVQFSHETRWTFHPGALTKHNSFWVGDVVRVIDDLDTVKRLQAGHGEWTDDMAPALGRVGKVVKVFGDGNLRVAVGGQLWTFSPSCLLAYRPEEDANLDVAERARENKSSLSVALDKLRAQKSDPEHPGRLVVEVALGNMARSLDLLRRHPEQVDTKNQGRTALLVAAYLGQVELLRLLLKARADVDLPDDEGNTALHYAALGNQPEAARVLLSSGCGANALNGTRSAALHVAVQRGFLEVVRVLCEHGCDVNLPDAHADTPLHCAISVGAGASGIVEILTEVPAIDVTATNSQGFTLLHHASLKGHTLAVRRILARARQLVDAKKEDGFTALHLAALNNHREVAQILIREGRCDVNVRNRKLQSALHLAVQQAHVGLVPLLVDAGCSVNAEDEEGDTALHLALQRHQLLPLAADGAGGDPGPLQLLSRLQASGLPGSAELTVGAAMACFLALEGADVSYSNHRGRSPLDLAVEGRVLKALQGCAQRFRERQAGGPGGAAPGPRLALSTPNTVTNLHVAAPSGPEAAECLVCSELALLVLFSPCQHRTVCEECARRMKKCIRCQAVIGKKLRPDGTEVASAASAPGPPRQLVEELQSRYRQMEERITCPICIDSHIRLVFQCGHGACAPCGAALSACPICRQPIRDRIQIFV; from the exons ATGGCGTGGCCTGGTGGCACTGGCTTAGCCTGCCAGGGGGCTGCTGTCTCcccaggaggggaagggaagccaGGCCGAGTGGTGGACATCCGTGGCTGGGATGTGGAGACGGGCCGGAGTGTGGCCAGTGTGACGTGGGCCGATGGCACCACCAATGTGTACCGCGTGGGCCACAAGGGCAAAGTGGACCTCAAGTGTGTGGGCGAGGCGGCCGGCGGCTTCTACTACAAGGAGCACCTCCCAAGGCTCG GCAAGCCAGCAGAGCTGCAGCGCAGGGTGAGTGTGGACGGCCAGCCCTTCCAGCACGGGGACAAGGTTAAGTGTCTGCTGGACCCAGACATCCTGAGGGAGATGCAGGAAGGCCACGGCGGGTGGAACCCCAGGATGGCGGAG TTTATCGGACAGACGGGCACCGTGCACCGCATCACGGACTGTGGGGACGTGCGTGTCCAGTTCAGCCATGAGACCCGCTGGACCTTCCATCCTGGGGCTCTCACCAAG CACAACTCCTTCTGGGTGGGCGATGTGGTGCGGGTCATCGACGACCTCGACACAGTGAAGCGGCTGCAGGCTGGGCACGGGGAGTGGACAGATGACATGGCCCCT GCCCTGGGCCGCGTTGGAAAAGTGGTGAAGGTTTTCGGAGATGGGAACCTGCGTGTGGCAGTCGGTGGTCAGCTGTGGACCTTCAGCCCCTCCTGTCTGCTGGCCTACCGGCCTGAGGAGGATGCCAACCTGGACGTGGCTGAGCGTGCCAGGGAGAACAAAA GCTCCCTGAGTGTTGCACTGGACAAGCTTCGAGCCCAGAAAAGTGACCCAGAGCACCCAGGGAGGCTGGTCGTGGAGGTGGCCCTGGGCAACATGGCCCGGTCTCTGGACCTGCTTCGGAGGCACCCAGAGCAG GTGGACACCAAGAACCAGGGCAGGACTGCCCTGCTGGTGGCGGCCTACCTAGGTCAGGTGGAGCTGCTGCGGCTGCTGCTGAAGGCACGGGCGGACGTGGACCTGCCTGATGACGAGGGCAACACGGCGCTGCACTATGCAGCCCTGGG GAACCAGCCCGAGGCTGCCCGGGTGCTCCTGAGCTCAGGGTGCGGGGCCAACGCTCTTAATGGCACCCGGAGCGCAGCACTGCATGTGGCCGTGCagaggggcttcctggaggtggtgaggGTCCTGTGTGAGCACGGCTGTGACGTCAACCTGCCT GATGCCCATGCTGACACGCCCTTGCACTGTGCCATCTCAGTGGGTGCTGGTGCCAGCGGCATTGTGGAGATCCTCACCGAGGTGCCAGCCATCGATGTCACTGCCACCAACAGCCAGGGCTTCACCCTGCTGCACCATGCGTCTCTCAAGGGCCACACGCT AGCCGTCAGGAGGATTCTGGCACGGGCACGGCAGCTGGTAGATGCCAAAAAGGAGGATGGTTTTACAGCATTGCACCTGGCTGCCCTCAACAACCACCGGGAGGTGGCCCAGATTCTCATCCGAGAG ggcCGCTGTGATGTGAATGTTCGAAACCGTAAGCTCCAGTCTGCACTGCACCTGGCCGTGCAGCAGGCCCACGTGGGGCTGGTGCCGCTGCTGGTGGACGCTGGCTGCAGCGTCAATGCCGAGGACGAGGAGGGGGACACAGCCCTGCACTTGGCACTGCAACGTCATCAATTGCTGCCCTTAGCAGCTGATGGGGCCGGGGGGGACCCGGGGCCCTTACAGCTGCTGTCCAGG CTACAGGCCTCAGGCCTGCCGGGCAGCGCGGAGCTGACGGTGGGCGCGGCGATGGCCTGCTTCTTGGCGCTGGAGGGCGCCGATGTGAGCTACTCCAACCACCGCGGCCGGAGCCCGCTGGACCTGGCCGTCGAGGGTCGCGTGCTCAAGGCCCTGCAGGGCTGCGCCCAGCGCTTCCG GGAGCGGCAGGCAGGCGGCCCCGGGGGCGCGGCCCCGGGCCCGAGGCTGGCGCTCAGCACGCCCAACACCGTGACGAACCTGCACGTGGCCGCGCCGTCGGGGCCCGAGGCCGCCGAGTGCCTGGTGTGCTCGGAGCTGGCGCTGCTGGTGCTGTTCTCGCCGTGCCAGCACCGCACCGTGTGCGAGG AGTGCGCGCGCAGAATGAAGAAGTGCATCAGGTGCCAGGCGGTCATCGGCAAGAAGCTACGCCCAG ACGGCACGGAGGTGGCCAGCGCGGCCTCCGCGCCCGGCCCGCCGCGGCAGCTGgtggaggagctgcagagccgCTATCGGCAAATGGAGGAGCGCATCACCTGCCCTATCTGCATCGACAGCCACATCCGCCTCGTGTTCCAGTGCGGCCACGGCGCGTGCGCGCCCTGCGGCGCCGCGCTCAGCGCCTGCCCCATCTGCCGCCAGCCCATCCGCGACCGCATCCAGATCTTCGTGTAG
- the MIB2 gene encoding E3 ubiquitin-protein ligase MIB2 isoform X1, protein MEPDPQAGVQVGMRVVRGMDWKWGQQDGGEGGVGTVVELGRHGSPSTPDRTVVVQWDHGTRTNYRAGYQGAHDLLLYDNAQIGVRHPNIICDCCKKHGLRGMRWKCRVCFDYDLCTQCYMHSKHDLAHAFERYETAHSRPVMLSPRQGLPRIPLRGIFQGAKVVRGPDWEWGSQDGGEGKPGRVVDIRGWDVETGRSVASVTWADGTTNVYRVGHKGKVDLKCVGEAAGGFYYKEHLPRLGKPAELQRRVSVDGQPFQHGDKVKCLLDPDILREMQEGHGGWNPRMAEFIGQTGTVHRITDCGDVRVQFSHETRWTFHPGALTKHNSFWVGDVVRVIDDLDTVKRLQAGHGEWTDDMAPALGRVGKVVKVFGDGNLRVAVGGQLWTFSPSCLLAYRPEEDANLDVAERARENKSSLSVALDKLRAQKSDPEHPGRLVVEVALGNMARSLDLLRRHPEQVDTKNQGRTALLVAAYLGQVELLRLLLKARADVDLPDDEGNTALHYAALGNQPEAARVLLSSGCGANALNGTRSAALHVAVQRGFLEVVRVLCEHGCDVNLPDAHADTPLHCAISVGAGASGIVEILTEVPAIDVTATNSQGFTLLHHASLKGHTLAVRRILARARQLVDAKKEDGFTALHLAALNNHREVAQILIREGRCDVNVRNRKLQSALHLAVQQAHVGLVPLLVDAGCSVNAEDEEGDTALHLALQRHQLLPLAADGAGGDPGPLQLLSRLQASGLPGSAELTVGAAMACFLALEGADVSYSNHRGRSPLDLAVEGRVLKALQGCAQRFRERQAGGPGGAAPGPRLALSTPNTVTNLHVAAPSGPEAAECLVCSELALLVLFSPCQHRTVCEECARRMKKCIRCQAVIGKKLRPDGTEVASAASAPGPPRQLVEELQSRYRQMEERITCPICIDSHIRLVFQCGHGACAPCGAALSACPICRQPIRDRIQIFV, encoded by the exons ATGGAGCCAGACCCCCAGGCGGGAGTGCAGGTGGGCATGCGTGTGGTGCGCGGCATGGACTGGAAGTGGGGCCAGCAGGATGGCGGCGAGGGCGGCGTGGGCACGGTGGTGGAGCTCGGCCGCCACGGCAGCCCCTCAACCCCCGACCGCACGGTAGTCGTGCAGTGGGACCATGGCACCCGCACCAACTACCGCGCTGGCTACCAGGGCGCGCACGACCTGCTGCTCTACGACAACGCCCAAATCG gcgTCCGCCACCCCAACATCATCTGTGACTGCTGCAAGAAGCACGGGCTGCGGGGCATGCGCTGGAAGTGCCGTGTCTGCTTCGATTACGACCTCTGCACGCAGTGCTACATGCACAGCAAGCACGACCTGGCCCATGCCTTCGAGCGCTACGAGACGGCCCACTCGCGACC GGTAATGCTGAGTCCCCGCCAGGGCCTCCCAAGGATCCCGTTGAGGGGCATCTTCCAGGGGGCAAAGGTGGTACGGGGCCCCGACTGGGAGTGGGGCTCACAGGACG gaggggaagggaagccaGGCCGAGTGGTGGACATCCGTGGCTGGGATGTGGAGACGGGCCGGAGTGTGGCCAGTGTGACGTGGGCCGATGGCACCACCAATGTGTACCGCGTGGGCCACAAGGGCAAAGTGGACCTCAAGTGTGTGGGCGAGGCGGCCGGCGGCTTCTACTACAAGGAGCACCTCCCAAGGCTCG GCAAGCCAGCAGAGCTGCAGCGCAGGGTGAGTGTGGACGGCCAGCCCTTCCAGCACGGGGACAAGGTTAAGTGTCTGCTGGACCCAGACATCCTGAGGGAGATGCAGGAAGGCCACGGCGGGTGGAACCCCAGGATGGCGGAG TTTATCGGACAGACGGGCACCGTGCACCGCATCACGGACTGTGGGGACGTGCGTGTCCAGTTCAGCCATGAGACCCGCTGGACCTTCCATCCTGGGGCTCTCACCAAG CACAACTCCTTCTGGGTGGGCGATGTGGTGCGGGTCATCGACGACCTCGACACAGTGAAGCGGCTGCAGGCTGGGCACGGGGAGTGGACAGATGACATGGCCCCT GCCCTGGGCCGCGTTGGAAAAGTGGTGAAGGTTTTCGGAGATGGGAACCTGCGTGTGGCAGTCGGTGGTCAGCTGTGGACCTTCAGCCCCTCCTGTCTGCTGGCCTACCGGCCTGAGGAGGATGCCAACCTGGACGTGGCTGAGCGTGCCAGGGAGAACAAAA GCTCCCTGAGTGTTGCACTGGACAAGCTTCGAGCCCAGAAAAGTGACCCAGAGCACCCAGGGAGGCTGGTCGTGGAGGTGGCCCTGGGCAACATGGCCCGGTCTCTGGACCTGCTTCGGAGGCACCCAGAGCAG GTGGACACCAAGAACCAGGGCAGGACTGCCCTGCTGGTGGCGGCCTACCTAGGTCAGGTGGAGCTGCTGCGGCTGCTGCTGAAGGCACGGGCGGACGTGGACCTGCCTGATGACGAGGGCAACACGGCGCTGCACTATGCAGCCCTGGG GAACCAGCCCGAGGCTGCCCGGGTGCTCCTGAGCTCAGGGTGCGGGGCCAACGCTCTTAATGGCACCCGGAGCGCAGCACTGCATGTGGCCGTGCagaggggcttcctggaggtggtgaggGTCCTGTGTGAGCACGGCTGTGACGTCAACCTGCCT GATGCCCATGCTGACACGCCCTTGCACTGTGCCATCTCAGTGGGTGCTGGTGCCAGCGGCATTGTGGAGATCCTCACCGAGGTGCCAGCCATCGATGTCACTGCCACCAACAGCCAGGGCTTCACCCTGCTGCACCATGCGTCTCTCAAGGGCCACACGCT AGCCGTCAGGAGGATTCTGGCACGGGCACGGCAGCTGGTAGATGCCAAAAAGGAGGATGGTTTTACAGCATTGCACCTGGCTGCCCTCAACAACCACCGGGAGGTGGCCCAGATTCTCATCCGAGAG ggcCGCTGTGATGTGAATGTTCGAAACCGTAAGCTCCAGTCTGCACTGCACCTGGCCGTGCAGCAGGCCCACGTGGGGCTGGTGCCGCTGCTGGTGGACGCTGGCTGCAGCGTCAATGCCGAGGACGAGGAGGGGGACACAGCCCTGCACTTGGCACTGCAACGTCATCAATTGCTGCCCTTAGCAGCTGATGGGGCCGGGGGGGACCCGGGGCCCTTACAGCTGCTGTCCAGG CTACAGGCCTCAGGCCTGCCGGGCAGCGCGGAGCTGACGGTGGGCGCGGCGATGGCCTGCTTCTTGGCGCTGGAGGGCGCCGATGTGAGCTACTCCAACCACCGCGGCCGGAGCCCGCTGGACCTGGCCGTCGAGGGTCGCGTGCTCAAGGCCCTGCAGGGCTGCGCCCAGCGCTTCCG GGAGCGGCAGGCAGGCGGCCCCGGGGGCGCGGCCCCGGGCCCGAGGCTGGCGCTCAGCACGCCCAACACCGTGACGAACCTGCACGTGGCCGCGCCGTCGGGGCCCGAGGCCGCCGAGTGCCTGGTGTGCTCGGAGCTGGCGCTGCTGGTGCTGTTCTCGCCGTGCCAGCACCGCACCGTGTGCGAGG AGTGCGCGCGCAGAATGAAGAAGTGCATCAGGTGCCAGGCGGTCATCGGCAAGAAGCTACGCCCAG ACGGCACGGAGGTGGCCAGCGCGGCCTCCGCGCCCGGCCCGCCGCGGCAGCTGgtggaggagctgcagagccgCTATCGGCAAATGGAGGAGCGCATCACCTGCCCTATCTGCATCGACAGCCACATCCGCCTCGTGTTCCAGTGCGGCCACGGCGCGTGCGCGCCCTGCGGCGCCGCGCTCAGCGCCTGCCCCATCTGCCGCCAGCCCATCCGCGACCGCATCCAGATCTTCGTGTAG
- the MIB2 gene encoding E3 ubiquitin-protein ligase MIB2 isoform X4 translates to MEPDPQAGVQVGMRVVRGMDWKWGQQDGGEGGVGTVVELGRHGSPSTPDRTVVVQWDHGTRTNYRAGYQGAHDLLLYDNAQIGVRHPNIICDCCKKHGLRGMRWKCRVCFDYDLCTQCYMHSKHDLAHAFERYETAHSRPVMLSPRQGLPRIPLRGIFQGAKVVRGPDWEWGSQDGGEGKPGRVVDIRGWDVETGRSVASVTWADGTTNVYRVGHKGKVDLKCVGEAAGGFYYKEHLPRLGKPAELQRRVSVDGQPFQHGDKVKCLLDPDILREMQEGHGGWNPRMAEHNSFWVGDVVRVIDDLDTVKRLQAGHGEWTDDMAPALGRVGKVVKVFGDGNLRVAVGGQLWTFSPSCLLAYRPEEDANLDVAERARENKSSLSVALDKLRAQKSDPEHPGRLVVEVALGNMARSLDLLRRHPEQVDTKNQGRTALLVAAYLGQVELLRLLLKARADVDLPDDEGNTALHYAALGNQPEAARVLLSSGCGANALNGTRSAALHVAVQRGFLEVVRVLCEHGCDVNLPDAHADTPLHCAISVGAGASGIVEILTEVPAIDVTATNSQGFTLLHHASLKGHTLAVRRILARARQLVDAKKEDGFTALHLAALNNHREVAQILIREGRCDVNVRNRKLQSALHLAVQQAHVGLVPLLVDAGCSVNAEDEEGDTALHLALQRHQLLPLAADGAGGDPGPLQLLSRLQASGLPGSAELTVGAAMACFLALEGADVSYSNHRGRSPLDLAVEGRVLKALQGCAQRFRERQAGGPGGAAPGPRLALSTPNTVTNLHVAAPSGPEAAECLVCSELALLVLFSPCQHRTVCEECARRMKKCIRCQAVIGKKLRPDGTEVASAASAPGPPRQLVEELQSRYRQMEERITCPICIDSHIRLVFQCGHGACAPCGAALSACPICRQPIRDRIQIFV, encoded by the exons ATGGAGCCAGACCCCCAGGCGGGAGTGCAGGTGGGCATGCGTGTGGTGCGCGGCATGGACTGGAAGTGGGGCCAGCAGGATGGCGGCGAGGGCGGCGTGGGCACGGTGGTGGAGCTCGGCCGCCACGGCAGCCCCTCAACCCCCGACCGCACGGTAGTCGTGCAGTGGGACCATGGCACCCGCACCAACTACCGCGCTGGCTACCAGGGCGCGCACGACCTGCTGCTCTACGACAACGCCCAAATCG gcgTCCGCCACCCCAACATCATCTGTGACTGCTGCAAGAAGCACGGGCTGCGGGGCATGCGCTGGAAGTGCCGTGTCTGCTTCGATTACGACCTCTGCACGCAGTGCTACATGCACAGCAAGCACGACCTGGCCCATGCCTTCGAGCGCTACGAGACGGCCCACTCGCGACC GGTAATGCTGAGTCCCCGCCAGGGCCTCCCAAGGATCCCGTTGAGGGGCATCTTCCAGGGGGCAAAGGTGGTACGGGGCCCCGACTGGGAGTGGGGCTCACAGGACG gaggggaagggaagccaGGCCGAGTGGTGGACATCCGTGGCTGGGATGTGGAGACGGGCCGGAGTGTGGCCAGTGTGACGTGGGCCGATGGCACCACCAATGTGTACCGCGTGGGCCACAAGGGCAAAGTGGACCTCAAGTGTGTGGGCGAGGCGGCCGGCGGCTTCTACTACAAGGAGCACCTCCCAAGGCTCG GCAAGCCAGCAGAGCTGCAGCGCAGGGTGAGTGTGGACGGCCAGCCCTTCCAGCACGGGGACAAGGTTAAGTGTCTGCTGGACCCAGACATCCTGAGGGAGATGCAGGAAGGCCACGGCGGGTGGAACCCCAGGATGGCGGAG CACAACTCCTTCTGGGTGGGCGATGTGGTGCGGGTCATCGACGACCTCGACACAGTGAAGCGGCTGCAGGCTGGGCACGGGGAGTGGACAGATGACATGGCCCCT GCCCTGGGCCGCGTTGGAAAAGTGGTGAAGGTTTTCGGAGATGGGAACCTGCGTGTGGCAGTCGGTGGTCAGCTGTGGACCTTCAGCCCCTCCTGTCTGCTGGCCTACCGGCCTGAGGAGGATGCCAACCTGGACGTGGCTGAGCGTGCCAGGGAGAACAAAA GCTCCCTGAGTGTTGCACTGGACAAGCTTCGAGCCCAGAAAAGTGACCCAGAGCACCCAGGGAGGCTGGTCGTGGAGGTGGCCCTGGGCAACATGGCCCGGTCTCTGGACCTGCTTCGGAGGCACCCAGAGCAG GTGGACACCAAGAACCAGGGCAGGACTGCCCTGCTGGTGGCGGCCTACCTAGGTCAGGTGGAGCTGCTGCGGCTGCTGCTGAAGGCACGGGCGGACGTGGACCTGCCTGATGACGAGGGCAACACGGCGCTGCACTATGCAGCCCTGGG GAACCAGCCCGAGGCTGCCCGGGTGCTCCTGAGCTCAGGGTGCGGGGCCAACGCTCTTAATGGCACCCGGAGCGCAGCACTGCATGTGGCCGTGCagaggggcttcctggaggtggtgaggGTCCTGTGTGAGCACGGCTGTGACGTCAACCTGCCT GATGCCCATGCTGACACGCCCTTGCACTGTGCCATCTCAGTGGGTGCTGGTGCCAGCGGCATTGTGGAGATCCTCACCGAGGTGCCAGCCATCGATGTCACTGCCACCAACAGCCAGGGCTTCACCCTGCTGCACCATGCGTCTCTCAAGGGCCACACGCT AGCCGTCAGGAGGATTCTGGCACGGGCACGGCAGCTGGTAGATGCCAAAAAGGAGGATGGTTTTACAGCATTGCACCTGGCTGCCCTCAACAACCACCGGGAGGTGGCCCAGATTCTCATCCGAGAG ggcCGCTGTGATGTGAATGTTCGAAACCGTAAGCTCCAGTCTGCACTGCACCTGGCCGTGCAGCAGGCCCACGTGGGGCTGGTGCCGCTGCTGGTGGACGCTGGCTGCAGCGTCAATGCCGAGGACGAGGAGGGGGACACAGCCCTGCACTTGGCACTGCAACGTCATCAATTGCTGCCCTTAGCAGCTGATGGGGCCGGGGGGGACCCGGGGCCCTTACAGCTGCTGTCCAGG CTACAGGCCTCAGGCCTGCCGGGCAGCGCGGAGCTGACGGTGGGCGCGGCGATGGCCTGCTTCTTGGCGCTGGAGGGCGCCGATGTGAGCTACTCCAACCACCGCGGCCGGAGCCCGCTGGACCTGGCCGTCGAGGGTCGCGTGCTCAAGGCCCTGCAGGGCTGCGCCCAGCGCTTCCG GGAGCGGCAGGCAGGCGGCCCCGGGGGCGCGGCCCCGGGCCCGAGGCTGGCGCTCAGCACGCCCAACACCGTGACGAACCTGCACGTGGCCGCGCCGTCGGGGCCCGAGGCCGCCGAGTGCCTGGTGTGCTCGGAGCTGGCGCTGCTGGTGCTGTTCTCGCCGTGCCAGCACCGCACCGTGTGCGAGG AGTGCGCGCGCAGAATGAAGAAGTGCATCAGGTGCCAGGCGGTCATCGGCAAGAAGCTACGCCCAG ACGGCACGGAGGTGGCCAGCGCGGCCTCCGCGCCCGGCCCGCCGCGGCAGCTGgtggaggagctgcagagccgCTATCGGCAAATGGAGGAGCGCATCACCTGCCCTATCTGCATCGACAGCCACATCCGCCTCGTGTTCCAGTGCGGCCACGGCGCGTGCGCGCCCTGCGGCGCCGCGCTCAGCGCCTGCCCCATCTGCCGCCAGCCCATCCGCGACCGCATCCAGATCTTCGTGTAG